The proteins below are encoded in one region of Paenarthrobacter ilicis:
- a CDS encoding 3-hydroxyacyl-CoA dehydrogenase NAD-binding domain-containing protein translates to MSADDFHKLAALFPDEVITHSYVQDIQLPGGAGTFALITLDNGLDHSKPTTLGPNTLVELGGVLKTLKERAARGEIVGAGVTGKPYFLVAGADLSAVKTLKEREHGLWMAQLGHAVYADLADLGVPTFAFINGLALGGGLEIALQSTYRTVSTGAGALALPEAFIGLVPGWGGVYILPRLIGPENAVKVMIENPLSNNRTLNGPQAYGLGVADAMFEPADFVEQSLAWAADVITGKVVPERSNAVDATDQATGERWAAAVAAGRAFVEAKTSNASPAPAKVLDVMEANRTMTQAESAELECQTLAGLMQTDEFRSTVYAFLDLVQKRSKRPAGAPDRKLARPVTKIGVVGAGLMASQLALLFARQLKVPVVMTDIDQARVDKGVAYVHAEVDKMLAKKKIKADAANRTKALVSGSVSKEVFADADFVIEAVFEELHIKKQVFAEVESIVSPDCILATNTSSLSVTAMAEDLEHPERLVGFHFFNPVAVMPLLEIVRAPKTDDAVLATAFELAKGLKKTAVLVKDAAAFVVNRILLRLMGEVIAAFDEGTPAEVADSALRPMGLPMSPFTLSAMVGLPVAQHVQESLHAAFGDRFPVSQNLQKLIDNGVKSLWVQGPDGKQTIPAETLAVMSFGDTPSTREEVLRRTQDALAEEIGLMLEEGVVAGPEDIDLCVIMGAGWPMFLGGITPYLDRVGASERVNGKRFLAPGVASAPA, encoded by the coding sequence ATGAGCGCCGACGATTTCCACAAGCTCGCCGCCCTTTTCCCCGATGAAGTGATCACCCACTCCTACGTGCAGGACATCCAGCTCCCGGGCGGCGCCGGAACGTTCGCGCTGATCACGTTGGACAACGGGCTGGACCACTCCAAGCCCACCACCCTGGGTCCCAACACGCTGGTTGAATTGGGCGGCGTCCTGAAGACACTCAAAGAGCGTGCAGCACGGGGCGAAATCGTGGGCGCAGGCGTCACCGGCAAGCCCTACTTCCTGGTAGCCGGCGCTGACCTGTCCGCGGTGAAAACCCTCAAAGAACGCGAGCATGGCCTGTGGATGGCGCAGCTGGGCCACGCCGTGTACGCCGACCTGGCGGACCTCGGCGTCCCCACCTTCGCCTTCATTAACGGACTGGCCCTGGGTGGTGGCCTGGAGATTGCGCTGCAGTCCACATACAGGACTGTTTCCACCGGAGCCGGGGCCCTTGCCCTCCCGGAAGCATTCATCGGCCTGGTGCCGGGCTGGGGCGGCGTCTACATCCTGCCGCGCCTGATCGGGCCCGAGAATGCGGTGAAGGTCATGATCGAGAACCCGCTCAGCAACAACCGCACCTTGAACGGCCCCCAAGCCTATGGGCTCGGCGTCGCTGACGCGATGTTCGAACCCGCCGACTTCGTGGAGCAGTCCCTTGCCTGGGCAGCCGACGTCATCACAGGGAAGGTTGTGCCGGAACGGTCCAACGCCGTGGACGCCACGGACCAGGCAACCGGTGAGCGTTGGGCGGCTGCCGTTGCTGCCGGACGTGCTTTTGTTGAGGCCAAGACCTCCAACGCCTCCCCTGCCCCGGCGAAAGTCCTGGACGTCATGGAAGCCAACAGGACCATGACCCAGGCAGAGTCTGCAGAACTCGAATGCCAGACACTTGCCGGATTGATGCAGACCGATGAGTTCCGCTCCACGGTCTACGCATTCCTGGACCTTGTGCAGAAGCGCTCCAAGCGTCCCGCTGGTGCCCCTGACAGAAAGCTGGCACGTCCGGTCACCAAGATCGGTGTGGTGGGCGCCGGCCTCATGGCCAGCCAATTGGCGCTGCTCTTCGCACGGCAACTCAAAGTTCCCGTGGTGATGACCGATATTGACCAGGCCCGGGTGGACAAGGGAGTTGCCTACGTCCACGCGGAAGTGGACAAGATGCTCGCCAAGAAGAAGATCAAGGCAGACGCCGCCAACAGAACCAAGGCGTTGGTCAGCGGCTCTGTTTCCAAGGAAGTCTTCGCCGATGCCGACTTCGTCATTGAAGCCGTGTTCGAGGAACTGCACATCAAGAAGCAGGTATTCGCCGAGGTTGAATCGATTGTCTCTCCTGACTGCATCCTGGCCACCAACACGTCCTCGTTGTCCGTCACCGCCATGGCTGAAGACCTGGAACACCCCGAACGCCTGGTGGGTTTCCACTTCTTCAACCCGGTTGCCGTCATGCCGCTTCTGGAAATCGTCCGGGCGCCCAAGACAGACGACGCCGTCCTGGCCACCGCCTTCGAACTGGCCAAGGGCTTGAAGAAGACAGCAGTTCTGGTCAAGGATGCTGCGGCCTTCGTGGTGAACCGCATCCTCCTGCGCCTCATGGGTGAAGTCATTGCAGCCTTCGACGAAGGAACGCCGGCCGAGGTGGCCGACTCCGCGTTGCGGCCCATGGGACTTCCCATGTCACCCTTCACCCTCAGCGCGATGGTGGGCCTTCCGGTTGCCCAACACGTCCAGGAGTCACTGCACGCGGCATTCGGAGACCGCTTCCCCGTCTCGCAGAACCTGCAGAAGCTCATTGACAACGGAGTGAAGTCGCTCTGGGTCCAGGGACCGGATGGAAAGCAGACCATCCCCGCAGAGACCTTGGCAGTGATGTCCTTCGGCGATACCCCCTCCACCCGCGAGGAAGTCCTTCGCAGGACACAGGACGCCCTGGCCGAAGAGATTGGCCTCATGCTGGAAGAGGGCGTTGTAGCGGGGCCGGAAGACATTGACCTCTGCGTCATCATGGGTGCGGGATGGCCGATGTTCCTGGGCGGCATCACGCCGTACCTGGACCGTGTTGGTGCTTCCGAGCGGGTCAACGGGAAGCGGTTCCTCGCCCCCGGCGTGGCATCCGCCCCGGCCTAA